One window of the Emcibacter sp. genome contains the following:
- a CDS encoding DUF1178 family protein codes for MIVFDLKCAENHIFEAWFRNSEAYEDQASAGQIVCPHCGDSHISKSVMAPNISAKGNRQSADRFDEEMVSMDNIRVSASSGVPENPEISAEDVKRAAEHMHEVMAKYRKFVQENCEDVGDSFADEARKIHNGEAEERGIYGQTTLEETQELLEEGIDIFPVPGSDKLDS; via the coding sequence ATGATAGTATTTGATCTGAAATGTGCAGAGAATCATATATTCGAAGCCTGGTTCCGCAACAGCGAGGCCTATGAAGATCAGGCGTCTGCCGGACAGATTGTCTGCCCTCACTGTGGTGACAGCCACATCAGCAAGTCTGTCATGGCGCCGAATATTTCTGCCAAAGGCAACCGGCAATCCGCTGACAGATTTGACGAGGAGATGGTGTCCATGGATAATATTCGGGTTTCCGCCAGCTCTGGTGTGCCGGAAAATCCCGAAATCAGCGCCGAGGACGTCAAGCGGGCGGCAGAGCATATGCATGAAGTGATGGCCAAATACCGCAAGTTTGTACAGGAAAATTGTGAGGATGTGGGCGACAGTTTTGCCGACGAAGCCCGCAAGATTCATAACGGCGAAGCCGAGGAGCGGGGCATCTACGGACAGACAACCCTGGAAGAAACCCAGGAGTTGCTGGAAGAAGGCATCGATATTTTTCCGGTCCCCGGATCAGATAAACTGGACAGCTGA
- the fdhD gene encoding formate dehydrogenase accessory sulfurtransferase FdhD, with amino-acid sequence MTDFPTYRSLSAKIWSPVEKIIATRRDIACEIPVSIEYNCASYAVMMVTPADLADFVFGFSLTEGIIDRADDIIGLDIHQVEQGIVAAIEIRESCFEKLEDFKRQMAGRTGCGLCGADRLEHVIRPLPPVPESQPYTAAVIHQSMKKLRDHQPLNRATGAVHAAAFCDRAGNILSVHEDVGRHNALDKIIGHLMRENIDPLSGYVLVTSRCSFEMVQKCASAGLPLIAAVSAPTELAIDLADQTGVSLVALVRDDNMSVYADTRERLIRK; translated from the coding sequence ATGACAGATTTTCCCACATACCGAAGCCTTTCCGCCAAAATCTGGTCGCCGGTGGAGAAAATCATCGCCACCCGCCGGGATATTGCCTGCGAGATCCCGGTTTCAATCGAATATAACTGTGCATCCTATGCGGTGATGATGGTCACGCCGGCTGACCTCGCGGATTTTGTTTTCGGCTTCAGCCTGACCGAAGGCATCATCGACAGGGCCGATGACATCATCGGCCTTGATATTCACCAAGTGGAACAGGGCATCGTTGCCGCCATCGAGATCAGGGAAAGTTGTTTCGAGAAACTGGAAGACTTCAAACGCCAGATGGCGGGACGGACCGGCTGCGGCCTGTGCGGCGCCGACCGGCTGGAACATGTCATCCGGCCCCTGCCGCCAGTGCCTGAAAGTCAGCCTTATACAGCAGCCGTTATCCATCAAAGCATGAAAAAACTTCGTGATCACCAGCCGCTGAACCGGGCCACCGGCGCCGTCCATGCCGCCGCCTTCTGCGACCGGGCGGGAAATATTCTGTCCGTGCACGAAGATGTGGGCCGCCATAACGCGCTGGATAAAATCATCGGCCATCTGATGCGGGAAAACATCGATCCGCTCAGCGGTTATGTTCTGGTGACAAGCCGCTGCAGCTTTGAAATGGTGCAGAAATGCGCCAGTGCCGGCCTTCCGCTGATCGCCGCCGTTTCCGCCCCCACTGAACTGGCTATCGACCTGGCCGATCAGACCGGTGTCAGCCTGGTCGCCCTGGTCCGGGACGACAATATGAGTGTCTATGCCGATACCAGGGAAAGACTGATCAGGAAATAG
- the grxC gene encoding glutaredoxin 3 → MAKITIYSTMFCPYCIRAKKLLKSKGQEFEEIDVGEHPDQRATMMERSGGGRTVPQIFIGDKHVGGCDDLFALERAGKLDPLLA, encoded by the coding sequence ATGGCAAAAATTACAATATATAGCACCATGTTCTGCCCCTATTGTATCCGGGCGAAAAAGCTGCTGAAGTCCAAGGGCCAGGAATTTGAGGAAATCGATGTGGGTGAGCATCCGGACCAGCGGGCGACCATGATGGAACGTTCCGGCGGCGGTCGAACAGTGCCGCAGATTTTTATCGGCGACAAGCATGTTGGCGGCTGTGACGACCTGTTTGCGCTCGAGCGGGCCGGTAAGCTCGACCCCCTGCTGGCCTGA
- a CDS encoding carbon-nitrogen hydrolase family protein: MTGEKFTIGLVQMTSSNVVAENMATVEAFIREAAEGGADLVMTPETTTILELSRKALFEKIHREEDDPSVKQFAALAKELGIWLLIGSMPILLGEKVANRCFVFGPDGEIRHRYDKIHMFDVDLPNGEQYRESRSYHAGDQAVLADLPWGRMGLTICYDLRFPHLYRKLAQGGAVMLSVPAAFTRQTGEAHWHTLLKARAIENGAFVFAPAQTGRHASGRETFGHSLVIDPWGNILADGGDKPGLSLVEIDLMLVGKARANIPSLQHDRQIAGPA; the protein is encoded by the coding sequence ATGACAGGGGAAAAATTCACCATCGGTCTGGTCCAGATGACTTCTTCCAACGTAGTGGCGGAAAATATGGCGACCGTCGAGGCCTTTATCCGTGAAGCTGCCGAAGGCGGCGCCGATCTGGTGATGACCCCGGAGACCACCACGATCCTGGAACTGAGCCGCAAAGCCCTGTTCGAAAAAATCCATCGTGAAGAGGATGACCCTTCAGTGAAGCAGTTTGCCGCTTTGGCGAAGGAGCTTGGCATCTGGCTGTTGATCGGCTCCATGCCGATCCTGCTCGGGGAAAAAGTGGCCAACCGCTGCTTTGTGTTCGGGCCGGATGGCGAGATCAGGCATCGTTATGACAAGATTCATATGTTTGATGTAGATTTACCCAATGGGGAGCAGTACCGCGAAAGCCGGTCCTATCATGCGGGTGATCAGGCGGTGCTGGCGGACCTGCCCTGGGGCCGGATGGGGCTGACGATCTGTTATGATCTCAGGTTTCCCCATCTCTATAGAAAACTTGCGCAAGGCGGTGCGGTCATGTTATCAGTCCCGGCTGCTTTCACAAGACAGACCGGGGAAGCCCACTGGCACACGTTGCTGAAAGCGCGGGCGATTGAGAATGGCGCCTTTGTTTTTGCGCCGGCCCAGACCGGCAGGCACGCCAGCGGGCGTGAAACCTTTGGCCACAGTCTGGTCATTGATCCCTGGGGCAATATTCTGGCGGATGGCGGAGACAAACCGGGCCTCAGTCTGGTGGAAATAGATTTAATGCTGGTTGGCAAGGCGCGGGCGAATATACCTTCCCTGCAACATGACCGGCAAATAGCAGGTCCGGCATAA
- the mobA gene encoding molybdenum cofactor guanylyltransferase MobA produces MSRKNQILGCILAGGQSRRMGGRDKFLLPVGGITLLQRVTERALPQVTELVMNYNGDPEKLFFCGLPLIRDPLADTGPLGGILAGLQMAQDRGYDYLLSFACDVPFVPENYARQLYEAVCAEEADIAVAQSFERAHPVMGIWHVSLAEDLEKYLDGGGRKVMDWLVRQKHTKVVWDETPDPFMNINTPEDLARACKLLG; encoded by the coding sequence ATGAGCCGAAAAAATCAAATTCTTGGATGTATACTGGCCGGCGGCCAATCCCGGCGCATGGGCGGCCGGGACAAATTCCTGTTGCCGGTGGGGGGCATCACCCTGTTGCAGCGGGTGACGGAGCGGGCCTTGCCGCAGGTAACTGAGCTTGTGATGAATTATAACGGCGATCCTGAGAAACTGTTCTTCTGCGGGTTGCCTCTTATCAGGGATCCCCTTGCTGATACTGGTCCCCTTGGCGGTATTCTGGCCGGGCTGCAGATGGCGCAGGACCGGGGATATGACTATCTTCTGTCTTTTGCCTGTGATGTTCCCTTTGTGCCGGAAAATTACGCCAGACAACTTTATGAAGCAGTTTGTGCGGAGGAAGCCGACATTGCCGTTGCGCAATCTTTTGAGCGGGCTCATCCGGTGATGGGGATTTGGCATGTGTCCCTTGCTGAAGACCTGGAAAAATATCTGGACGGCGGCGGACGGAAGGTAATGGATTGGCTTGTCCGGCAGAAACACACAAAAGTTGTCTGGGATGAAACGCCAGATCCCTTCATGAATATAAATACGCCGGAAGATCTGGCGAGAGCTTGCAAATTACTGGGCTGA
- the ubiG gene encoding bifunctional 2-polyprenyl-6-hydroxyphenol methylase/3-demethylubiquinol 3-O-methyltransferase UbiG, producing MAVNTGEHDQASRSKSVDPGEIANFSALAATWWDPEGPFRPLHKMNPVRLEFIKTALCTHFNRDVTATDALKDLRILDIGCGGGLLCEPLTRLGAQMVGADASEKNIKTALAHAEDSGLDIDYRNITAEELADAGESFDAILNMEVIEHVADIPSFLDACHALLKDGGCMTLSTINRSTKAWLMAIAGAEYILRWLPVGTHDWQKFLKPSELSRSLRDCGFKTNDIKGMVYSPFSGSWSLDDHDFSVNYVALAEKA from the coding sequence ATGGCGGTAAATACGGGCGAACATGATCAGGCTTCCCGGTCAAAATCGGTTGATCCGGGGGAAATCGCCAATTTTTCCGCACTTGCCGCCACCTGGTGGGATCCCGAGGGCCCCTTCAGACCGCTGCATAAAATGAATCCCGTCCGGCTTGAGTTCATCAAAACAGCCCTCTGCACCCATTTCAACCGGGATGTCACCGCCACCGATGCCCTCAAAGACCTGCGCATTCTGGATATCGGATGCGGCGGCGGGCTGCTGTGTGAACCGCTGACCCGCCTCGGGGCACAGATGGTCGGCGCCGACGCTTCGGAAAAAAACATCAAAACCGCCCTGGCCCATGCCGAGGACAGCGGTCTCGACATCGACTATCGCAATATCACGGCCGAGGAACTGGCCGATGCCGGTGAAAGCTTCGATGCTATCCTCAACATGGAAGTGATCGAACATGTGGCCGACATTCCATCCTTCCTGGACGCCTGTCATGCTCTTCTGAAAGACGGCGGCTGCATGACCCTCTCCACCATCAACCGGTCAACGAAAGCCTGGCTGATGGCCATTGCCGGCGCCGAATATATCCTGCGCTGGCTGCCGGTCGGCACCCACGACTGGCAGAAATTCCTCAAACCATCCGAGCTCAGCCGCAGCCTCCGGGATTGCGGTTTTAAAACCAACGATATCAAGGGTATGGTTTATAGCCCTTTCAGCGGCAGCTGGTCGCTGGATGATCATGATTTCTCGGTCAACTATGTTGCCCTGGCCGAAAAGGCCTGA